From a single Agrobacterium tumefaciens genomic region:
- a CDS encoding trimeric intracellular cation channel family protein gives MIFPSTSDIIHILYFVAIVAEAMTAALAAGRREMDWIGVFLLGCITALGGGTVRDVFLNHYPLSWVENPSYLLVTGLSALATIPIARYMYQLRKMFLFLDAIGLVVFTVIGCQIASGLNLPLVVVVAAGVLTGCLGGVLRDILCNEVPLLFRSELYAIVSVLTSLIYLSAPLLGASHAISSLVAMALGLMLRLLAIRFNWCVPTFVYTKDPH, from the coding sequence ATGATCTTTCCCTCGACCAGCGACATTATCCATATCCTCTATTTCGTTGCGATTGTCGCAGAGGCGATGACAGCCGCACTCGCCGCCGGCCGTCGCGAAATGGATTGGATCGGCGTATTTTTACTTGGATGCATTACCGCCCTCGGCGGTGGGACCGTGCGCGATGTTTTTCTGAACCACTATCCGCTGTCGTGGGTCGAAAACCCCAGCTATCTCCTCGTGACGGGATTATCTGCGCTGGCGACGATCCCAATCGCCCGATACATGTATCAACTGCGCAAGATGTTCCTTTTTCTTGACGCAATAGGACTGGTCGTCTTCACCGTCATCGGCTGCCAGATTGCGTCAGGCCTTAACCTGCCGCTGGTTGTCGTGGTGGCGGCGGGAGTGCTGACTGGATGTCTGGGCGGCGTACTTCGGGATATACTGTGCAACGAAGTACCGCTGTTATTTCGTTCGGAACTCTATGCAATCGTCTCGGTCCTTACCAGCCTGATCTACTTGAGTGCGCCCCTTTTGGGTGCCTCTCACGCGATATCCTCGCTCGTCGCAATGGCCCTCGGGTTGATGCTCAGGCTCCTTGCAATACGCTTTAACTGGTGTGTACCGACATTCGTTTACACGAAGGACCCTCACTGA
- a CDS encoding LysR family transcriptional regulator, which produces MVDWEDLRFFSAFAHHGSITATAKALRVDHTTVSRRITSLETSLSVKLVDRRPRSYVLTDMGRDVANFAEDMSRSAFALSRCAGSGQNGIEGDIVVSAPPSLLYSFIAPQISALQSQHPDVRLRLVGTMEAMSLSKGEADIAISLKRPSEATLVARRLGQFSYFLYADPAYPTRNGPPLYISYDDTMRESDHYRWLDDRLSADEVFMCSNDLRIQAAAAAGGCGVALLPAYLAAEHGLVRFDPLDPGVRIDVWLVIHEDVRDTPRIRVAMDFISESLKPLWRS; this is translated from the coding sequence ATGGTCGATTGGGAAGACTTGCGATTTTTCTCCGCCTTTGCTCACCACGGTTCGATCACGGCAACCGCCAAGGCGCTACGGGTTGATCATACGACCGTCAGTCGGCGCATCACATCGCTGGAAACCTCACTTTCGGTAAAGCTTGTGGATCGCAGGCCACGATCATATGTGCTGACCGATATGGGCCGCGACGTCGCGAACTTCGCCGAGGATATGAGCAGATCGGCATTTGCTCTGAGCCGCTGCGCCGGTTCCGGTCAGAACGGTATCGAAGGTGATATCGTGGTATCCGCGCCGCCATCGCTGCTCTACAGCTTCATTGCGCCGCAAATCTCCGCGCTGCAATCTCAGCATCCTGACGTAAGGCTCCGTCTTGTCGGCACCATGGAGGCGATGTCCCTCTCCAAGGGAGAAGCGGATATTGCCATCAGCCTGAAGAGGCCGAGCGAAGCCACGCTGGTTGCGCGTCGCCTTGGACAATTTTCCTATTTCCTCTATGCCGACCCTGCCTACCCGACGAGAAACGGCCCTCCTCTCTATATCAGTTACGATGATACCATGCGGGAGTCGGATCACTATCGCTGGCTTGATGACAGGCTTTCTGCCGACGAGGTGTTCATGTGCAGCAACGACCTGCGCATACAGGCTGCTGCTGCCGCCGGCGGCTGTGGGGTGGCGCTGCTGCCCGCCTACCTCGCCGCGGAACACGGTCTTGTGAGGTTCGATCCACTCGATCCGGGTGTCAGGATCGACGTTTGGCTGGTGATCCACGAAGACGTGCGCGACACGCCACGGATACGTGTTGCCATGGACTTTATCAGTGAAAGTCTCAAGCCCTTGTGGCGTTCCTGA
- a CDS encoding YaiI/YqxD family protein has product MTQKPQIYVDADACPVKPEILKVAERHGLEVTFVANSGLRPSRDPMVKNVIVSAGFDAADDWIADHASENDIVITADVPLAGRCVAKGALVTGPTGRVFDQSNIGMATAMRDLGAHLRETGESKGYNAAFSPRDRSAFLETLDRFCRRVKK; this is encoded by the coding sequence ATGACGCAAAAGCCGCAAATCTATGTCGATGCCGATGCCTGCCCCGTGAAGCCGGAGATTCTCAAGGTGGCGGAACGACATGGGCTGGAAGTGACCTTTGTTGCCAATTCCGGTCTGCGCCCATCGCGTGATCCCATGGTGAAAAACGTCATTGTTTCCGCTGGTTTCGACGCCGCGGACGACTGGATCGCCGATCATGCGAGTGAGAACGATATTGTCATCACCGCCGATGTGCCGCTGGCCGGCCGCTGCGTCGCCAAGGGGGCGCTTGTGACCGGGCCGACGGGTCGCGTTTTTGACCAGTCGAATATCGGGATGGCGACGGCGATGCGCGATCTTGGCGCGCATCTGCGCGAAACCGGTGAGAGCAAGGGATATAACGCAGCTTTTTCACCGCGCGACCGCTCCGCTTTTCTGGAGACGCTTGACCGCTTCTGCCGCCGTGTCAAAAAATGA
- a CDS encoding ISNCY family transposase: MSFLITMSQKELHRLELIQKIRDERLSVVQAADRLDLSRSQVHRLLQAYDRDGPAGLVSKKRSQPSNRRHSEEFRNAALDLIRERYLDFGPTLAREKLIELHRISVAKETLRQWMTEAGIWISRQERKKRVFQPRGRRDCFGELVQIDGSHHWWFENRGPKCALLVYIDDATGKLLHLRFAGSENTFDYLHATKAYLQQWGKPLAFYSDKHGVFRSLHASKKDRTSGLTQFGRALYELNIDIICANTPQAKGRVERANQTLQDRLVKEMRLRGIDTIEEANAFAPEFIADFNIRFGKLPRNPKDMHRPLADQENLDGAMCRKEVRTLSQSLTLRYDKVLFILDPTEISRPLAGQKVIVCDYPDGRLEIMHESFALPYRTFDTLRSVHRAEVVDNKRLDDMLSLVAEMQAGREQQRSKDGHRRTGQTDHMFGIRDGSTANGYQKRGRKPGRRTDFMNDPEVIARRQKALARMEAAE, translated from the coding sequence ATGTCCTTTTTGATCACCATGTCGCAGAAAGAATTGCATCGCCTCGAACTTATCCAGAAGATCCGTGACGAACGCCTGAGCGTCGTCCAGGCGGCGGACCGGCTCGACCTCAGTCGAAGTCAGGTCCATCGGCTGCTGCAGGCCTATGACCGGGATGGCCCGGCCGGGCTCGTTTCGAAGAAGCGATCACAGCCAAGCAACCGGCGCCACAGCGAGGAATTTCGCAATGCGGCGCTGGATCTGATCCGCGAACGCTATCTGGATTTCGGCCCAACGCTGGCGCGTGAGAAGCTGATCGAGCTGCACCGGATCTCGGTCGCCAAAGAGACGCTGCGGCAATGGATGACCGAGGCCGGAATCTGGATCTCGCGCCAGGAACGCAAGAAACGGGTTTTCCAACCACGTGGCCGACGTGATTGCTTTGGCGAACTGGTTCAGATCGATGGTTCGCATCACTGGTGGTTCGAGAACCGCGGCCCCAAATGCGCCCTGCTCGTCTATATCGATGATGCCACCGGCAAGCTTCTGCATCTACGCTTTGCCGGATCGGAGAACACGTTCGACTATCTGCATGCTACGAAGGCCTATCTACAGCAATGGGGCAAGCCGCTGGCCTTCTACAGCGACAAGCACGGCGTTTTCCGCTCGCTGCATGCGTCGAAGAAGGACCGCACCAGCGGACTGACGCAGTTTGGCCGTGCTCTTTATGAGCTAAACATCGACATCATTTGTGCCAACACCCCGCAGGCTAAAGGCCGGGTGGAGCGTGCCAATCAGACGCTGCAGGATCGGTTAGTGAAAGAGATGCGGCTTCGCGGCATCGACACGATTGAAGAAGCCAATGCCTTTGCACCTGAGTTCATTGCGGATTTCAACATTCGTTTCGGCAAGCTGCCACGCAATCCGAAGGACATGCACAGACCGCTGGCCGATCAGGAGAACCTCGATGGCGCCATGTGCCGCAAGGAAGTCCGCACCCTGTCGCAATCTCTGACACTGCGTTACGACAAGGTGCTGTTCATTCTCGATCCGACCGAGATATCCAGGCCATTGGCGGGCCAGAAGGTGATCGTGTGCGATTATCCCGACGGCCGGCTCGAGATCATGCACGAGAGCTTTGCCCTGCCCTATAGAACCTTCGACACGTTACGCTCGGTACATCGCGCCGAAGTCGTAGACAACAAGCGACTGGATGACATGCTGTCGCTGGTTGCCGAGATGCAGGCTGGTCGCGAACAGCAACGCAGCAAGGACGGCCATCGCCGCACCGGTCAGACGGATCATATGTTCGGCATTCGCGACGGCAGCACGGCGAACGGCTATCAGAAGCGTGGCCGCAAGCCGGGACGACGCACGGATTTCATGAATGATCCGGAGGTGATTGCGAGAAGGCAGAAAGCGCTTGCTCGAATGGAGGCGGCTGAATAA
- a CDS encoding DUF1345 domain-containing protein, whose protein sequence is MTTAKPKSPTTTGSNAFRRHQPFVFAFFAGALGLGLALAFAPSLAVEMAAVLFFLTYLTLVAFRLPGLTAQHLKAHADSDDLPAIAIIAVTLLAVAVAVVSLFQALNHTGETVWTLLIAFASVIFGWLTIHTMTALHYAHLYWRPATVDGKRQHRGGMDFPATKEPCGYDFLYFAVVIGMTAQTSDVGVTTTAMRKVTLLHSIVSFFFNTVLVAAAVNAAVSLAG, encoded by the coding sequence ATGACCACGGCCAAACCGAAAAGCCCCACGACTACAGGAAGCAATGCCTTTCGCCGACATCAGCCTTTCGTGTTCGCTTTTTTCGCCGGTGCTCTTGGTCTCGGTCTGGCATTAGCCTTTGCGCCGTCGCTTGCCGTAGAAATGGCGGCCGTTCTGTTTTTCTTGACCTATCTGACGCTGGTTGCCTTTCGTCTGCCGGGATTGACGGCGCAGCATCTGAAGGCCCATGCCGATAGCGACGATCTTCCGGCAATCGCCATCATCGCCGTCACACTGCTTGCGGTGGCGGTTGCCGTTGTCTCTTTGTTTCAGGCGCTCAATCACACGGGCGAGACCGTCTGGACCCTGCTCATCGCTTTTGCCTCGGTGATTTTCGGCTGGTTGACGATCCACACCATGACGGCCCTGCACTATGCGCATTTGTACTGGCGGCCGGCCACGGTGGATGGCAAGCGCCAGCATCGCGGCGGCATGGATTTTCCGGCGACGAAAGAACCCTGCGGTTACGACTTCCTCTATTTCGCCGTGGTGATCGGCATGACAGCGCAGACATCGGATGTGGGGGTGACAACGACCGCCATGCGCAAGGTTACGCTGCTGCACTCCATCGTTTCTTTCTTTTTCAATACGGTTCTGGTTGCGGCGGCTGTGAATGCCGCGGTCTCGCTTGCGGGCTGA
- a CDS encoding L,D-transpeptidase: MEQKINSHLSRRSLLTLAISSFLAAGCEQVPKTKLEVVAATLPENKNETTTAPKTAKDNRPKPAGTGFAYDEIYAALADGGFDVPAVNYRAIDPQYLRQEVEYITAEPAYSIVVDTNERFLYWVLPRGRAIRYGVGLGTQGRSWKGRAVVQWKQKWPRWKAPDDMIARNPELKPYGVEAGGMAPGPRNPLGARAMYIFQNGKDTLYRIHGSPSWRTIGKNSSSGCVRMLMQDAIDLYDRVKGKTPLLVI; encoded by the coding sequence TTGGAACAGAAAATCAATTCTCACTTGTCTCGCAGATCGCTGCTTACCCTGGCCATCAGTTCATTCCTGGCTGCAGGTTGCGAGCAGGTTCCCAAGACGAAACTCGAAGTTGTCGCGGCTACCCTGCCCGAAAATAAAAATGAAACGACGACAGCCCCAAAAACGGCGAAGGACAACAGGCCAAAGCCTGCGGGTACCGGTTTCGCTTACGACGAAATTTATGCTGCGCTGGCGGATGGTGGCTTTGATGTTCCTGCAGTCAATTACCGCGCCATTGACCCACAATACCTCCGACAGGAGGTCGAATACATCACCGCAGAGCCTGCCTATTCCATTGTCGTAGATACAAATGAGCGGTTCCTCTACTGGGTTCTTCCCCGTGGCCGAGCCATACGTTACGGCGTGGGGCTCGGAACTCAGGGACGGTCATGGAAAGGGCGCGCTGTCGTTCAGTGGAAGCAGAAATGGCCAAGGTGGAAGGCGCCGGACGATATGATCGCACGCAATCCTGAACTCAAGCCCTACGGTGTTGAAGCAGGTGGAATGGCCCCCGGCCCCAGGAATCCTCTCGGTGCGCGCGCCATGTACATTTTCCAGAACGGCAAGGATACGCTCTATCGTATTCACGGATCACCAAGCTGGAGAACCATAGGCAAAAACTCTTCCTCGGGTTGCGTAAGAATGCTGATGCAGGATGCGATCGATCTTTATGATCGAGTGAAAGGGAAAACACCCCTTTTGGTCATCTGA
- a CDS encoding peptidoglycan D,D-transpeptidase FtsI family protein: protein MSLIARYRRGTVGYLVLPAKKRGAKISARNRKRVGLLIVAFAIGYAAIAVRLLQYGYFSESEATASIPRSPHIIASRPDILDRNGQLIATDINLISLYAEPRRVVDANEAIEKLASVVPDLDWADLHRKLTSDSGFQWIRRQLTPRQEAEIMRLGIPGIGFRPEKRRFYPGGPVASHIVGHVNIDNQGLAGIERYLDRQGLADLRGVGLTDPTQLEPVRLSIDLRVQSIVHNVVSDALRNYRAEAAGAVVIDVDTGEVLAMASVPDYDPNEPSRRLADGTIDRDYEKGWFNRMSNSAVEMGSTFKAFTLAMGIDAGVVNLNSVVDASRPLKMGGFIIRDFHGRGRPLTIREVFRYSSNIGTAKVADLVGLESHQQFLFRLGLLSKMQTELPEIASPAAPRNWKKINSATISFGHGLATTPLQTAAAAAALVNGGMFRHPTFIADNDRRHQITGRRVLQASTSAKVRELFWYNGTQGSGRNAQVAGFDVGGKTGTAEKVIDGKYAKNLNFNTFLAAFPMHRPRYLVLSIIDAPLSGERGGRLAAFNAAPMVRDIIERAAPLLGVRPSFGNPQASPLMNY from the coding sequence ATGTCTTTGATTGCTCGTTACAGGAGAGGTACCGTCGGATACCTTGTTCTCCCTGCCAAAAAACGCGGCGCAAAAATTTCCGCTCGAAATCGTAAGCGGGTGGGCCTTCTAATCGTGGCATTTGCGATCGGTTATGCCGCGATCGCAGTCCGCCTTTTGCAATATGGCTATTTTTCCGAGAGCGAAGCGACGGCGAGTATTCCACGATCACCCCATATAATCGCCTCCCGCCCCGACATTCTGGACCGCAATGGCCAGCTTATCGCAACGGATATCAATCTCATCTCGCTTTATGCGGAGCCTCGCCGCGTTGTTGATGCAAATGAGGCCATTGAAAAGCTCGCCTCTGTTGTTCCCGACCTGGATTGGGCTGATCTGCACAGAAAACTAACGTCTGACTCCGGTTTCCAGTGGATCAGGAGACAGCTTACGCCGCGCCAGGAAGCTGAGATCATGCGCCTTGGCATTCCGGGCATCGGCTTCAGACCCGAAAAGCGGCGTTTTTATCCTGGCGGGCCAGTGGCATCTCACATTGTCGGGCATGTCAACATCGACAATCAGGGGCTGGCGGGCATTGAGCGCTATCTCGACAGGCAAGGCCTGGCAGACCTGCGTGGCGTTGGGCTTACCGATCCCACCCAGCTTGAACCCGTCCGGCTGTCCATCGATTTGCGTGTTCAGAGCATCGTGCATAACGTCGTTAGCGATGCCTTGAGGAACTATCGGGCGGAAGCGGCAGGTGCCGTCGTAATCGATGTCGACACAGGCGAGGTTCTCGCGATGGCGTCGGTCCCCGATTATGACCCGAATGAACCTTCGCGGCGCCTTGCCGATGGCACGATCGACAGGGACTATGAAAAGGGATGGTTCAACCGCATGAGCAATTCAGCGGTTGAAATGGGCTCCACCTTCAAGGCGTTCACCCTTGCCATGGGGATTGATGCAGGCGTCGTCAATCTGAACTCGGTGGTTGATGCCTCTCGCCCCCTGAAGATGGGTGGTTTCATCATCAGGGATTTTCACGGCCGAGGACGGCCGCTGACAATCCGGGAAGTCTTTCGCTATTCATCAAACATCGGCACGGCAAAAGTCGCGGATCTCGTTGGCCTGGAAAGTCACCAGCAGTTTCTCTTCAGATTGGGCCTGTTGTCAAAGATGCAGACGGAGTTACCGGAAATTGCTTCGCCCGCAGCGCCAAGGAACTGGAAAAAGATCAATTCCGCAACGATCTCCTTCGGTCACGGTCTGGCCACGACACCGTTACAGACGGCCGCGGCTGCGGCGGCTCTCGTAAACGGCGGCATGTTCCGGCACCCGACCTTCATCGCCGACAACGACAGGCGTCACCAAATCACCGGCAGGCGTGTCCTGCAGGCCTCGACCAGCGCAAAGGTCCGCGAGCTGTTCTGGTACAACGGCACCCAAGGTTCGGGCCGAAACGCCCAGGTGGCCGGTTTTGATGTGGGCGGGAAGACCGGGACAGCGGAAAAGGTTATCGATGGCAAATATGCGAAGAACCTGAACTTCAATACATTCCTCGCAGCATTCCCCATGCACCGCCCCCGTTATCTGGTTCTGTCGATCATAGACGCCCCACTTTCCGGCGAGCGCGGTGGGCGTCTTGCGGCCTTCAATGCCGCGCCGATGGTGCGCGATATCATTGAGCGCGCCGCACCTCTTCTCGGGGTTCGGCCGTCCTTCGGGAACCCGCAGGCATCTCCGTTGATGAACTACTGA
- a CDS encoding glutathione S-transferase family protein, translating to MTITITTFERSPDGGKGLARDMRVRWALEEVGQPYDVRLLSFKAMKEPEHLTLQPFGQIPTYEEGDLVLFESGAIIFHIAEHHAGLLPKEADARARAISWMFAALSTMEPPIVEHFVTGFLERDKSWHDERLRMVDERIRKRLGELSRRLGGADWLDGAFSAGDLLMVSVLQRIISSGILDEYPNLSAYVARGEARPAYKRAFADQLAVFRAAQKT from the coding sequence ATGACGATCACGATTACCACCTTTGAACGCTCACCCGACGGCGGCAAGGGCCTCGCCCGCGACATGCGCGTTCGTTGGGCGTTGGAAGAGGTGGGCCAGCCATATGATGTGCGCCTTCTCTCGTTCAAGGCGATGAAGGAACCGGAGCATCTCACGCTTCAGCCTTTCGGGCAGATTCCGACCTATGAAGAGGGCGATCTCGTTCTGTTCGAATCCGGTGCCATCATCTTCCATATAGCCGAGCACCATGCCGGCCTGCTGCCCAAAGAGGCGGATGCGCGGGCGCGGGCGATAAGCTGGATGTTTGCGGCCCTCAGCACCATGGAGCCACCGATCGTCGAGCACTTTGTCACCGGCTTTCTCGAAAGGGACAAAAGCTGGCATGATGAACGCCTTCGAATGGTGGATGAACGCATTCGCAAGCGGCTCGGTGAATTGTCCCGCCGCCTCGGTGGAGCCGATTGGCTCGATGGCGCATTCAGCGCCGGCGATCTGCTGATGGTGTCGGTCCTGCAAAGGATAATAAGTTCAGGCATTCTCGACGAATATCCGAACCTTTCAGCTTATGTGGCCAGAGGCGAAGCACGTCCCGCCTATAAGCGGGCCTTCGCCGATCAGCTGGCGGTTTTCAGAGCTGCGCAGAAAACTTGA
- a CDS encoding peroxiredoxin, with translation MSLRINDIAPDFTAETTHGPVSFHDWIGDGWAVLFSHPKNFTPVCTTELGAMGGLQPEFEKRGVKIIGISVDPVESHEKWKNDIRTATGFNVDYPLIGDKDLKVAKLYDMLPAGAGDSSEGRTPADNATVRSVFVIGPDKKIKLVLTYPMTTGRNFEEILRAIDSIQLTSKHQVATPANWKQGEDVIITAAVSNEDAIARFGSYDTVLPYLRKTKQPG, from the coding sequence ATGAGCCTGCGTATCAACGACATAGCACCTGATTTCACCGCCGAGACGACCCATGGGCCGGTGAGCTTTCACGACTGGATCGGCGACGGATGGGCGGTGCTGTTTTCGCATCCGAAGAATTTCACGCCGGTCTGCACCACGGAACTCGGCGCAATGGGCGGCCTGCAGCCGGAATTTGAAAAACGCGGCGTCAAGATCATCGGCATTTCTGTCGATCCGGTCGAAAGCCATGAAAAATGGAAAAACGACATCCGCACCGCGACCGGTTTCAATGTCGATTATCCGCTGATCGGCGACAAGGACCTGAAGGTGGCAAAGCTCTATGACATGCTGCCGGCCGGCGCTGGCGACAGCTCCGAGGGCCGCACGCCTGCCGACAACGCCACCGTGCGCTCCGTTTTCGTCATCGGTCCAGACAAGAAGATCAAGCTGGTCCTCACCTACCCGATGACCACCGGCCGCAATTTTGAGGAAATCCTTCGCGCCATCGATTCCATCCAGCTCACGTCCAAGCACCAGGTGGCGACACCGGCCAACTGGAAGCAGGGCGAGGATGTCATCATCACCGCCGCCGTTTCCAACGAGGATGCGATCGCCCGTTTCGGTTCTTACGACACGGTTCTTCCGTATCTGCGCAAGACCAAGCAGCCCGGCTGA
- a CDS encoding DUF5680 domain-containing protein — MLEEFIVRAKSATYVGGGNKSATPTRKGSHDLGYQSGDWHYIDSYFGGTDFIGQEVVWHQGTAVWAMSYYGRILRPDMIDGATAGSVIQRSLSTLYREGRFLGGFTHPVENLVYVDTNEGEFRSFTGIERIYRGHVETYRLDYHGGIIKP; from the coding sequence ATGCTGGAAGAGTTCATCGTGCGGGCCAAGTCTGCCACTTATGTCGGCGGCGGCAACAAATCCGCGACGCCCACGCGCAAGGGATCACACGATCTCGGCTATCAGAGCGGCGACTGGCATTATATCGACAGCTATTTCGGGGGAACCGATTTCATCGGGCAGGAGGTCGTCTGGCATCAGGGAACGGCGGTGTGGGCGATGAGTTATTACGGCCGCATCCTCCGGCCCGACATGATCGACGGCGCCACGGCTGGCAGTGTCATTCAGCGGTCGCTTTCCACGCTCTATCGTGAGGGCCGGTTCCTTGGCGGCTTCACCCACCCGGTGGAAAATCTGGTCTATGTCGATACGAATGAAGGTGAATTCCGGTCCTTCACCGGCATTGAGCGCATTTACCGGGGCCATGTCGAGACGTACCGGCTTGACTATCATGGCGGGATCATAAAGCCATAG